The window TTAAGAAGGTATTGCGCACCACGCCTTTATTGTTTTTTATGCCCATAGCAATTGCTTTAGTTTGGCCTAGCAGAATACAATATTTTTTAGCGCGAGTGATAGCAGTATAAATCAGGTTGCGTTGTAACAAAATAAAATGTTGCATAAAAATGGGAATAATAACGGCATCAAATTCTGAGCCTTGGCTTTTGTGAATAGAGATGGCGTAAGCAAGTACCAATTCATTAATTTCGGTAAAGTCATACTCAAGTGCGCGTTCGCCAAACGTTACCACCATTTTTTGTTCAACTTTGTCGATATCTGATATTTTGCCAATGTCGCCGTTAAAAACAAATTTATCGTAGTTATTGCGAATTTGCATAACACGGTCGTTAATTTTGTACACTTGGCCAAAGCGTGTGATTTCTTTTTCTTCGTTTGAACTGGGATTTAAAATCATTTGCAGTTCTTGGTTTAAGCGCTGGGTGCCAACGGTGCCACGGTTCATGGGAACCAGCACCACTGCATTGTCTGGATGTATGTTGCGTTGTTGCAGGGTGCTTAAATAGATTCTGCGCAAAAGCGGGAAAATTTCTTCTGGTTCTTCTTGTTTTAAAAAAACAAAATCTTTTTTAGAGCCGGGCAAGGCCGATGTTGGAAACTCACCATGATTGACGCGGTGTGCGTTTACAATAATGAGACTGTCTTGAGCTTGCCTAAAAATTTGTGTGAGGCGTATAACGGGAATTGTTTGCGAAGCGATAATGTCGTTGAGTACGTTGCCGGCACCAACTGACGGAAGTTGATCTACGTCGCCCAGTAGCACCAAATGAGCCTTTTGTGGCAATGCGCGCAAGACTGAATGCATTAAAAAAACATCGAGCATAGAGGCTTCGTCTACAATTAAAAATTTTAAATCGAGTGCGTTTTGTTCATTGCGCAAAAAACCCATGGTCGACGGTGAAAATTCGAGCAATCGATGTAATGTTTCGGCATTGCGCCCGGTTCCCTCAAACATGCGTTTGGCAGCTCTGCCGGTGGGTGCTGCTAAACGAAACTTGATGTGGTTGGTTTCTAAGACTTCCAAAAACTTTTTAACCAGCGTTGTTTTACCCGTTCCAGGACCGCCGGTAATTACCGAAATATTGTTTTGAAGACAGGTTAAGATACCGCGTTGCTGGTCTTCGTTGAGCTCAAAGCCATTTGCATCTGGCGTGCGAATATAGTTATAAATAGTGTCAAAGTTAACATCAAGTTTTGAGGGGTTTTCTAAAAAGAAACGTATTTTTTTTGCGATGCCTTTTTCAGAATAATAAAACTTGGGCAATGAGAGATAATGTTTTTCTTTATGACTTATTAATTTTATTTTGTCTTGTTCATAGAGCTGATGCAGGGCCTGCTTGATCTTTTCTTGGCTTTCTTCTTTATTAATTTCAAGTAACTCAACAACGTGTTCTTTGGCTTCTGAAACTTCAAGATACAAATGGCCGTTGTTGGTTGCTTCGGTAATAGCATAGGTAATCCCGGCTTTAATGCGATCAAGTGACGTTGGCTCAAGGCCTAGCTTAAGCGCTATTTGGTCGGCACTTTTAAAGCCGATGCCCCACACATCTTCAACCAGCTGGTACGGATTTTTTTGAATCTTTTCTAACGATTCATTGCCATAGGCTTTAAAAATTTTCACGGCAAATGCTGTTGAAACATCTTTGCCACGCAAAAAGATCATTACTTTTGAAATCTCTTTTTGCTCTTGCCAGGCTTGAATAAACATGGCAACGCGTTTATGGCCAACCCCGCCAACTTCCATGAGTCGGTGAGGTTGGTTTTCAATAACTTCTAAGGTTTTCTCGCCAAACGTTTCTACTACGCGTTCGGCAAACTTGGGGCCAATCCCTTTGATCAGGCCTGAAGCTAGATATTTTTTGATGCCTTCAATGCTTGCTGGAGCTTTGGTTGAATATTCTTTAACATCAAATTGGCGTCCAAATTTTGGATGAAACGCCCACAAGCCCTGCAGAGAAACGGTCTCTCCCTGGTGAATGTCGGTAAGAAAGCCTTTAGCAATAACAGATTCTGAGCTGCTTACTTTAAGTGTGAAAACGGAAAAACCATTTTCATTATTTTTGTAAATTACTTTTTCAATGCTGCCACAGAGTTCTGTTAATTTATTCATGCAGAGTTACTTTTTTTGAGTCTTTTGCTTATTTTTTATTTGTTCAACAAGTGTTTTGTATGCTACGTGTGTTTGGTCTGAAACGCTTTCATTAATATCTTTAAAGAAGGCAAGAATTTCTTCGCACAGTTTATGAAGCTTTGGTACTGAGGTAATATCTTGAGCACAGAAGGTGACAATATCTTTTTTGCTGTGTAAAAAATCGATCAAAATAGACTCTTCTGCTTTTATGTTGCGATGTTGAATGATGCTTTCTTTAACGAGGGGTTCGACTAAGCTGCTGTATGCCGTAATGATATCAAAAAATTCCTTTACCGGCTTCAACATGGTTTCAAGGTGTTTATCAACAAATGCTTTTTCTGTTTCTGCTTGTGGTGTGCGAAATTCTATACCATCAATACTTTTGATTACTTTTGCTATATCGCGTTGGGCAAAGTTTATTTTCAGTAGACCCATAGGAAACATTTGAAAAACTTGGTCCAGGTTTTTCATGTTACTGCCGGTAAGTTTATGGCTTATTGAGGTGGCAGTTTTTGTAGTTGTATTAGTTTTGCTTGTTTCAGTTTTAGCATTATTCTCAGGACTAACGAGCAGGAGTATGGAAAATAAAAAAAATGTTTTTTTGTTCATAAAAATACCCTATTTCCTTTAGATTAGTGCACATTAAAAGGACATTGCGAATTTGAAGTATGCGGTCCAGTCTTTGC is drawn from Candidatus Babeliales bacterium and contains these coding sequences:
- a CDS encoding ATP-dependent RecD-like DNA helicase → MNKLTELCGSIEKVIYKNNENGFSVFTLKVSSSESVIAKGFLTDIHQGETVSLQGLWAFHPKFGRQFDVKEYSTKAPASIEGIKKYLASGLIKGIGPKFAERVVETFGEKTLEVIENQPHRLMEVGGVGHKRVAMFIQAWQEQKEISKVMIFLRGKDVSTAFAVKIFKAYGNESLEKIQKNPYQLVEDVWGIGFKSADQIALKLGLEPTSLDRIKAGITYAITEATNNGHLYLEVSEAKEHVVELLEINKEESQEKIKQALHQLYEQDKIKLISHKEKHYLSLPKFYYSEKGIAKKIRFFLENPSKLDVNFDTIYNYIRTPDANGFELNEDQQRGILTCLQNNISVITGGPGTGKTTLVKKFLEVLETNHIKFRLAAPTGRAAKRMFEGTGRNAETLHRLLEFSPSTMGFLRNEQNALDLKFLIVDEASMLDVFLMHSVLRALPQKAHLVLLGDVDQLPSVGAGNVLNDIIASQTIPVIRLTQIFRQAQDSLIIVNAHRVNHGEFPTSALPGSKKDFVFLKQEEPEEIFPLLRRIYLSTLQQRNIHPDNAVVLVPMNRGTVGTQRLNQELQMILNPSSNEEKEITRFGQVYKINDRVMQIRNNYDKFVFNGDIGKISDIDKVEQKMVVTFGERALEYDFTEINELVLAYAISIHKSQGSEFDAVIIPIFMQHFILLQRNLIYTAITRAKKYCILLGQTKAIAMGIKNNKGVVRNTFLKEFLTTDLEAR